Below is a window of Clostridiales bacterium DNA.
CCGGTGAGCCGATTGCGGTGCTCCATGAAGGCGAACCTGCGAACATTGTCCGGCTGGAGTACAGTGACAAGTGGATGATTGTATACATGCAGGACGATGTATATTACGCGCGGAGCGCGGCGTTTGAATAACGCAATAAGAAAAGGCCCGGTGGATTAACCGGTTCTATTTTGCCGTTTTGGCCCTGTTTTGACGCTGTGTATGGCTATATGATATCATTAAACCGGATAAATCGAAAGGATAAGTTTCTATGGACCCGACAACAGGACCCCGGAAGACCAACTTTGGATATAACCGCTTTGCGGATCTGTTCTATTACCTGCTTGCCCACATGCCGCTGGACTGCGCCGCGGACGTGTACGACGCGGAATATGTGGCGCAGATGGCGGGGGAGCTGGGCGTTTCCCCGCAGGTTCCCCAGCGGCTGACGGAATACTACCAGGAACATTTTGACCGCCTGAATATCATCAACTTTTTCCCGCTGGCAGCGGACAACATCCGGCATCTCCGGGAAGGGCTGGCATCCTGCGGACAGCTGACGGAAGAGGATATGAGCCGATTCGTGGATCCGCTGCTGGAAATCTGCGAACGGGTATCCGGCCCGTTCTACAAATGGTGGGAACAGCACCACGCCGAATCGGCGGAACGGAAGGAGAAGGTATACGACCGGTTCAGCGCCCTGGCGGCCCGTTTTGCCCCGTTCCTGGACAAAGCCGCCGGCACTGCGAAGGTTCTCTTCTCCTACAGCCTGCAGAAGAACGGCCGGGCCTTTTTCCAGCCGGACGGAATCACGGTTTACCTGACCTTCCCGGAAAAGGATGAGGAGATTGCCGGCTGCTTCCTGCAGTACCTGCATGAATGCACCCACGGGGTCACCGACCCGCTGATGAACCGGAATATCCTCATGGCGGACGGATCCCATGACGTCTCCGAATACCAGGTGCTGTGCTTTGACGAGTACCTGATCGGGGCGCTGGCCCCGGACATGGCGGAAATCTACCGGACCTGGATCAGCCGGGAATACCTGGATTATTCCCATGAACAGCTGGGAGCGGAAGGCGAACAGCGGCTGAAGGACTGCCTGAAGGAAATCCTGGAACGGTAATATACCGGAACAAGATCCGGAGAAACAGAAACGAACGGAGAAGGAGGACATCAGGATGAAACGGATAATCTCATTGCTGCTGGCGGTTCTGCTGCTTTCGGCGGTTTTGACTGCCGGCGCGGAAGAAGCCGGGTACGTGAAGGAGGAAAACACCGCACGGGATGCCGTGAGCTATCCGTACCTGATCCGGACGCCGTCGGCGGTATGGCATATCTCCAAAGCGGATATTGAACTGCTGGGAGAGGATGCTTACTACGAAGGCCTGTACGCGGTCATGGGCCTGGCGGAGGCCGACTTCGCCGACGCGCGGGCGGCACTGGAAGGATATATTTTCGATGAGATCCCACCGATTGACATCTACACGGATTTCTGCAACAAAGGGGAGCTTTCGTTTATCGCATGGGCGTATTACGACGGCAACCGAAATGAAATCCGGCTGTTCAATGGGTGGGAAAAAGCGTGCACCGCGCTGCAGCATGAATATGTGCACTACCTGACCATGCACTGTGCGGATCCCGCGACGCCGCCGTATTACTGGGCGGAAAGCGTCGCCGACTATGTCACGCATTACGTGTGCAAAAACCGCCTCGCACGTTCTGTGAACATGGGCAGGGATTTTACACTCGATCCGCCGGAAATGCGGGAAGCGATATGGGACGAAACGGAGAACTGCGTGGATCCCCGGCGGGCCTACATGGTGTGGGGCATATTCTATACGCGCGGATACGTTATCGGCGAAAGGTATTTTGACGTCCGGAACCAGTGGATGACGCGGACGGAAGATCTCCAGGGCCGCCTGACGCCGGATATGATTTCCTATTATGAGGCTGCGGGAATAATGGCCTACCTCGTGGACACCTATGGGAGAGAGACGGTCTTCGGCAGCTGGACGGCCGACCCGAAACACCTGGAAACCGTGTTCGGCAAAACATTCCGGGAGCTGTATGCCGATTGGGCAGCCTGGAACGAAGAACAGTGCATACAGGAGGGAATCATCGTCCCCGACCTTTTCGCACTGGCGGAACAAGCCCAATAAGGAACAGAACCTGATCCGGCCCGGGAGAGATTCCCGGGCCGGTTTCCTTATCCGGTTTGCTTTGACAGGCGGGCGGCAGAAGGCTATACTTGAAGCAGAAAAACGATCCGGAGGAAAAAACAATATGCAGTACAGGCGCCTTGGAAAAACCGGCCTGATGGTGAGTGAAATCGGCTTCGGCGGGGAATGGCTGGAACGGCATGAGGAGAGCGAATCGGTCGCCCTGATGAAGTATGCCCACAGCAAGGGGATCAACATCGTGGACTGCTGGATGCCGGACCCGAAATCCCGGGATATCATCGGGCAGGCGATCGCGGAAGACCGGGCCGGGTGGTACGTCCAGGGGCATGTTGGCTCTACCTACCAGAACGGGCAGTACACCCGCACCCGGGATGTGGAACAGTGCCGGATTGCCTTTGAGGACCTGCTGGCCCGGCTGAAAACGGATTATATCGACCTGGGCATGATCCATTATGTGGACCAGGAAAGCGACTGGGAGCTGGTTTCCCGTCCGGGTCTCTACCTGGATTATGTGACGGAGCTGAAAGCGAAGGGAACCATCCGGCACATCGGCCTGTCCACCCATAACCCGGTGATCGCCCGGAAGGCCGCGGAAAGCGGACTGGTGGAGATGATCCTCTTCAGCGTCAACCCGGCTTTTGACCTGATGCCGCCGACGGATGACATTGAAGATTACTTCGCCGGACGCTATGCGGACGACCTCAGCGGGGTTGACCCGGTGCGGGTGGAAATGTACAAAGTCTGCGAGCAGCAGGACGTCGGGATCACCTGCATGAAGCCGTATGCGGGCGGGCGCCTGTTTGACGCGGCGCGGTCGCCCTTCGGCACGGCGCTGACGCCGGTGCAGTGCATCCACTACGCGCTGACCAAACCGGGCGTCGCTTCTGTCCTGTGCGGATACGATACGCCGGACCAGGTGGACGCCGCTGTAGCCTATGAGACCGCGGATGACAGCGAAAAGGACTACGCGAGCGTGCTGGCGAACGCCCCGAAGCATACGTTCGCGGGCGGGGAATGCACCTACTGCGGCCACTGCAAGCCCTGCCCGATGGATATCGACATCGCCATGGTGAACAAGCTGTACGACCTGGCGGTGATGCAGCCGGAGGTGCCGGAATCCCTGAAGCAGCACTA
It encodes the following:
- a CDS encoding aldo/keto reductase, giving the protein MQYRRLGKTGLMVSEIGFGGEWLERHEESESVALMKYAHSKGINIVDCWMPDPKSRDIIGQAIAEDRAGWYVQGHVGSTYQNGQYTRTRDVEQCRIAFEDLLARLKTDYIDLGMIHYVDQESDWELVSRPGLYLDYVTELKAKGTIRHIGLSTHNPVIARKAAESGLVEMILFSVNPAFDLMPPTDDIEDYFAGRYADDLSGVDPVRVEMYKVCEQQDVGITCMKPYAGGRLFDAARSPFGTALTPVQCIHYALTKPGVASVLCGYDTPDQVDAAVAYETADDSEKDYASVLANAPKHTFAGGECTYCGHCKPCPMDIDIAMVNKLYDLAVMQPEVPESLKQHYLSLEHHAGECVGCRGCESRCPFGVKVAGRMERTAELFGE